From Clavelina lepadiformis chromosome 9, kaClaLepa1.1, whole genome shotgun sequence, the proteins below share one genomic window:
- the LOC143470796 gene encoding uncharacterized protein LOC143470796, with protein sequence MNVANIFGLCFLAASFSPGYATECYSCYADVYTNQSAACAGPNIDSSLLRSCPENQTHCFFYSSVDETYWRISRKCTLPAPQPAVGCYSIDGYQSCITTCTTDCCNNQAINNPGLKKLSQRRCYQCRDFFMDFPLHSSRSCIGRNVNSSYLQPCPAGQDNCIFFKI encoded by the exons ATGAACGTTGCcaatatttttggtttgtgTTTTCTGGCAGCTTCATTCTCACCAG GTTACGCCACTGAGTGTTACTCGTGTTACGCGGACGTTTACACAAATCAGTCAGCAGCCTGCGCTGGGCCCAACATCGACTCCAGTTTGTTACGGTCGTGCCCGGAAAATCAAACgcattgtttcttttattcatCAG ttgacgaaaCGTATTGGCGAATAAGTCGGAAGTGCACACTTCCAGCACCACAACCAGCTGTTGGTTGTTATTCGATTGATGGCTACCAGTCCTGCATCACAACGTGTACAACAG ATTGCTGCAATAACCAAGCTATCAATAACCCAGGATTGAAAAAGCTCA GCCAAAGACGTTGTTACCAATGCAGGGACTTCTTCATGGATTTTCCTTTGCATAGCTCCCGTTCATGTATTGGAAGAAATGTAAACAGCTCTTACTTACAGCCATGCCCGGCTGGTCAAGACAACTGCATATTCTTCAAAATATAA